Proteins encoded within one genomic window of Candidatus Dormiibacterota bacterium:
- a CDS encoding response regulator transcription factor: MRDVTPQGASTQTGGERREGAAWDPALPFGRRAGERPGRVLVVDDHRALAESLALAIGAQPDLECVGTAATAADAARLAADQQPDILLIDVQLPDGDGIDVATELRAARPELRVVILTGHTDVAVLARAASAGVCGFLPKESGIAEVLSALRTARGGGMVVDGATLSAVLDRVGRRAQPAPARPPETDLTDREMEVLRALGRGMDPQAIAQQLGVSIHTARGHVKSILSKLECHSQLEAVVTAIRRGLLPELLAS; this comes from the coding sequence GTGAGGGACGTCACCCCCCAGGGGGCGAGCACGCAGACCGGCGGCGAGCGGCGGGAGGGGGCGGCCTGGGATCCCGCGCTCCCCTTCGGGCGGCGCGCCGGTGAGCGGCCGGGGCGCGTGCTCGTCGTCGACGACCACCGCGCCCTGGCCGAATCGCTCGCCCTCGCCATCGGAGCCCAGCCCGACCTCGAATGCGTGGGGACGGCGGCGACCGCCGCCGACGCGGCGCGGCTGGCGGCGGATCAGCAGCCCGACATCCTCCTCATCGACGTCCAGCTTCCCGACGGCGACGGGATCGACGTCGCCACCGAGCTCCGCGCTGCCCGTCCCGAGCTCCGCGTCGTCATCCTCACCGGCCACACCGACGTCGCCGTGCTCGCCCGCGCGGCGAGCGCCGGCGTCTGCGGCTTCCTCCCCAAGGAGAGCGGGATCGCCGAGGTGCTCTCGGCGCTGAGGACAGCGCGGGGTGGCGGGATGGTCGTCGACGGGGCCACGCTCAGCGCAGTCCTCGACCGGGTCGGACGGCGCGCGCAGCCGGCCCCGGCCAGGCCGCCTGAGACCGATCTCACCGACCGCGAGATGGAGGTGCTCCGCGCGCTCGGCCGGGGGATGGACCCGCAGGCGATCGCACAGCAGCTCGGCGTGAGCATCCACACCGCGCGCGGGCATGTGAAGAGCATCCTCTCCAAGCTCGAATGCCACAGCCAGCTCGAGGCGGTGGTCACCGCCATCCGGCGAGGCCTGCTCCCCGAGCTGCTCGCGAGCTGA
- a CDS encoding GAF domain-containing protein, with amino-acid sequence MRSESLPVPEGGDVAAVLAAIAGHEDDEGAALAAVAEVIARRLGWPVGHALTVDTAGALLPSPGWYLADPARFEPFRAVSEAEAAGQGVLGRVHRERAPVWVEEVAADPSFLRRRTAALAGLVAGAVVPILAGGEMAGILELFTDDAAAVTDLGTRLRLLELSAHAGEALASARAQRRERERERRVRAVFDGPVPMATLDTGLRIVDANAALSELVGVEQASLAGWEVDSLGPPRGDLGSRLRAALRSGDPVVAGVMIATVRGAMPAGIRAWPVAGSGAVAHVLLIEPADERFATAAGIGPRLERRQAALEAVRDAGNEATLLAAIATAARDLLGCDAAVVSLSGAGARPFATLVGSGLTAAEDAVIGSLGGALPGLLGALAVEDRPMRISDIRSHPAHTGPELFAGRRALLGVPLRTSREGTIGHLVALDRAGGEPFDDLDEALAIDFAAVSAGLVVHARAGNALQGARAHVRRLAAANIALLQQVRPADVLQAAVDLARSVTDAEYAALLLVEPATGSLTRFVHAGLTPAAAARIGPLPSARGLLRALMLAGRPIRLADLRRHPAHAGFPPGHPAMRSLVAVPLSVQEAPHGLLLCANHLGGEFDEADEASAVQVAAAVERSLTHEDGRGADDLIDQLAVVSRRLRENEAVNWRFLGTLSHELRSSLSGILMSADLLADATLGVVGTTAALDVAGRIGVVAHNLMALVDNLLDLSRIQARRLEVRLQPVDLAPLLRDARSTIEPLAVDAGVALDIPDGEGEPRLLADPVRLRQVILNLLTNAVKFTPAGGRAWIELESGEHDLTIAVCDTGTGIEEADHERIFEPFERIEGSSAPGTGLGLAIARAIVELHGGRLTVSSWPGVGSRFGLTVRLARNPHLGPELTEALEEHRAVVTDDGRGRSLLLVEDDEASRESTTTVLELAGYHVDAVATCAEAVRAFAEGAHEVVLLDAQLPDGNGLDIVPRLRELAAGRMVRVVTFSADRIGDTEERATAECDDFILKPLRPRELLRRLRALLEA; translated from the coding sequence ATGCGGTCCGAGTCCCTGCCCGTCCCCGAGGGAGGCGACGTCGCCGCGGTGCTCGCCGCCATCGCGGGCCACGAGGACGACGAGGGCGCGGCGCTCGCCGCCGTTGCGGAGGTCATCGCCCGGCGTCTCGGCTGGCCGGTGGGTCACGCCCTCACCGTCGACACCGCCGGCGCGCTGCTGCCGAGCCCCGGGTGGTACCTCGCCGACCCGGCGCGATTCGAGCCCTTCCGCGCGGTGAGCGAGGCCGAGGCGGCCGGGCAGGGGGTGCTCGGCCGGGTCCATCGCGAGCGCGCGCCCGTGTGGGTCGAGGAGGTCGCCGCCGACCCCTCCTTCCTGCGACGGCGCACCGCGGCGCTCGCCGGGCTCGTCGCGGGTGCGGTCGTTCCCATCCTCGCCGGGGGCGAGATGGCGGGGATCCTCGAGCTCTTCACCGACGACGCGGCGGCGGTGACCGATCTCGGCACGCGCCTGCGCCTGCTGGAGCTGAGCGCCCACGCCGGCGAGGCGCTCGCGTCGGCGCGGGCCCAGCGCCGCGAGCGGGAGCGCGAGCGGCGGGTGCGCGCGGTGTTCGACGGGCCCGTACCCATGGCGACCCTCGACACCGGCCTGCGCATCGTCGACGCGAACGCCGCCCTCAGCGAGCTGGTCGGCGTGGAGCAGGCCTCGCTCGCAGGCTGGGAGGTGGACTCGCTGGGCCCGCCCCGCGGGGACCTGGGCTCGCGGCTGCGCGCCGCGCTCCGCAGCGGTGACCCGGTCGTCGCCGGGGTGATGATCGCCACCGTGCGGGGGGCGATGCCCGCCGGGATCCGAGCCTGGCCTGTCGCCGGGAGCGGAGCGGTCGCTCACGTGCTCCTCATCGAACCGGCGGACGAGCGCTTCGCGACCGCCGCTGGCATCGGCCCCCGGCTGGAGCGGCGCCAGGCGGCCCTCGAGGCGGTCCGCGATGCCGGCAACGAGGCGACTCTGCTCGCCGCCATCGCCACCGCGGCGCGCGACCTCCTCGGCTGCGACGCCGCGGTCGTCAGCCTATCGGGCGCCGGTGCGCGGCCGTTCGCCACCCTCGTCGGCTCCGGCCTCACTGCGGCCGAGGACGCGGTGATCGGCTCGCTCGGCGGCGCGCTGCCCGGGCTGCTCGGCGCCCTCGCCGTCGAGGACCGGCCGATGCGGATCTCCGACATCCGGAGCCACCCGGCGCACACCGGTCCGGAGCTCTTCGCCGGGCGCCGCGCCCTTCTCGGGGTTCCGCTGCGGACCTCGCGGGAGGGGACGATCGGCCACCTGGTCGCCCTCGACCGGGCCGGCGGCGAGCCCTTCGACGACCTCGACGAAGCGCTCGCCATCGACTTCGCCGCGGTCTCGGCAGGTCTCGTCGTGCACGCCCGCGCGGGCAACGCGCTGCAGGGGGCCCGGGCCCACGTGCGCCGGCTCGCCGCCGCCAACATCGCGCTGCTCCAGCAGGTGCGTCCCGCGGACGTCCTCCAGGCGGCGGTGGACCTCGCCCGCTCCGTCACCGACGCGGAGTACGCCGCGCTCCTGCTCGTCGAGCCGGCCACCGGGTCGCTCACCCGGTTCGTCCATGCCGGGCTGACCCCCGCGGCCGCGGCGCGGATCGGCCCTCTCCCCTCCGCACGCGGACTCCTGCGCGCGCTGATGCTCGCGGGGCGCCCCATCCGCCTCGCCGACCTCCGCCGCCACCCGGCGCACGCCGGCTTCCCCCCCGGCCACCCGGCGATGCGCTCGCTCGTCGCCGTGCCGCTGTCGGTGCAGGAAGCGCCGCACGGACTGCTGCTCTGCGCCAACCACCTCGGTGGCGAATTCGACGAGGCGGACGAGGCGAGCGCGGTCCAGGTCGCGGCCGCGGTCGAGCGCAGCCTCACCCACGAGGACGGCCGCGGCGCCGACGACCTCATCGATCAGCTCGCCGTCGTGTCCCGGCGGTTGCGCGAGAACGAAGCGGTGAACTGGCGCTTCCTCGGCACCCTGTCGCACGAGCTGCGCAGCTCGTTGAGCGGAATCCTGATGTCCGCCGACCTGCTCGCCGACGCCACCCTCGGGGTGGTCGGCACCACCGCCGCGCTCGACGTCGCCGGGCGCATCGGCGTCGTCGCCCACAACCTGATGGCGCTCGTCGACAACCTCCTCGACCTCTCGCGCATCCAGGCCCGGCGCCTCGAGGTGCGCCTCCAGCCCGTCGACCTGGCTCCCCTGCTCCGCGACGCCCGATCCACGATCGAACCCCTCGCCGTCGACGCCGGCGTCGCCCTCGACATCCCCGACGGCGAGGGGGAGCCACGGCTGCTCGCCGACCCGGTGCGACTCCGCCAGGTGATCCTCAACCTGCTCACCAACGCGGTGAAGTTCACCCCCGCGGGGGGACGCGCCTGGATCGAGCTCGAGAGCGGCGAGCACGACCTGACCATCGCCGTGTGCGACACCGGCACGGGGATCGAGGAAGCGGACCACGAGCGCATCTTCGAGCCCTTCGAGCGGATCGAGGGGAGCTCCGCACCGGGGACGGGCCTGGGGCTGGCGATCGCGCGGGCGATCGTCGAGCTGCACGGAGGACGGCTCACGGTGTCGTCCTGGCCGGGCGTGGGCAGCCGTTTCGGCCTGACCGTGCGCCTCGCGCGCAACCCCCACCTGGGGCCGGAGCTGACCGAGGCGCTGGAGGAGCACCGCGCCGTCGTCACCGACGACGGGCGCGGCCGCTCGCTGCTGCTCGTCGAGGACGACGAGGCGAGCCGCGAGTCGACGACCACGGTGCTCGAGCTGGCCGGCTACCACGTCGACGCCGTCGCCACCTGCGCCGAGGCGGTGCGCGCCTTCGCCGAGGGCGCGCACGAGGTGGTGCTGCTCGACGCGCAGCTCCCCGACGGGAACGGGCTCGACATCGTGCCGCGGCTGCGCGAGCTCGCCGCCGGCCGGATGGTGCGCGTCGTCACCTTCTCCGCCGACCGCATCGGCGACACCGAGGAGCGTGCCACCGCCGAGTGCGACGACTTCATCCTGAAGCCGCTGCGCCCGCGCGAGCTGCTGCGCCGCCTGCGCGCCCTGCTGGAGGCGTAG
- a CDS encoding type II secretion system F family protein, with product MQLYRWQALTSAGESVEGLMQAAKQEDVRAALDARALHITSISAKGGAWRDLLKLERKVKAQEVTIFCRQLATFVSVGVPVTTGLSTIAEQTSDKQLKAACLAMIADIQRGARLSDAVRAHPQVFPVIIADMVQAAESSGDLEGVLRQASHSIEREASARQKIRAAMIYPSIICCLAVVLTIGIIAFVLPQFKDLYASLGVKLPGIVNILLGLSDFVKKDAILLLAGVLVGFVALGAWQRSERGRVVRDRVLLRLPVVAPMVRAAVVERFSRTLGDLLSAGVPIGETFAVVIETTSNRVYRQALRTVMAAMGTGQGIYQPLQATRLFPPIVTQMVRVGEETGSLDKHLRETAAMAGEDLDYRIKKMTSVIEPVLILFVGGMVGFVAITMVTTIYSLAGGYK from the coding sequence GTGCAGCTCTATCGTTGGCAGGCACTCACCTCCGCCGGTGAGTCGGTCGAGGGCCTCATGCAGGCGGCGAAGCAGGAGGACGTTCGCGCCGCCCTCGACGCGCGCGCCCTGCACATCACCTCGATCTCGGCGAAGGGCGGCGCGTGGCGTGACCTGCTGAAGCTCGAGCGCAAGGTGAAGGCGCAGGAGGTCACCATCTTCTGCCGGCAGCTCGCCACCTTCGTGAGCGTCGGCGTCCCGGTGACCACCGGCCTGTCGACCATCGCCGAGCAGACTTCGGACAAGCAGCTCAAGGCGGCCTGCCTCGCCATGATCGCCGACATCCAGCGCGGCGCACGGCTCAGCGACGCGGTGCGGGCGCATCCCCAGGTCTTCCCCGTGATCATCGCCGACATGGTCCAGGCCGCCGAGTCGAGCGGCGACCTCGAGGGGGTGCTGCGCCAGGCGTCCCACTCGATCGAGCGCGAGGCGTCGGCGCGGCAGAAGATCCGGGCGGCAATGATCTATCCGTCGATCATCTGCTGCCTGGCGGTGGTGCTGACCATCGGCATCATCGCCTTCGTGCTGCCCCAGTTCAAGGACCTCTACGCATCGCTCGGGGTCAAGCTGCCGGGCATCGTGAACATCCTCCTCGGGCTCTCGGACTTCGTGAAGAAGGATGCGATCCTCCTGCTCGCCGGCGTCCTCGTCGGCTTCGTCGCCCTTGGCGCCTGGCAGCGCAGCGAGCGCGGCCGCGTCGTCCGCGACCGGGTGCTGCTCAGGCTCCCGGTGGTCGCGCCGATGGTCCGCGCAGCGGTCGTCGAGCGCTTCTCCCGCACCCTCGGCGACCTCCTCTCCGCCGGCGTGCCGATCGGCGAGACCTTCGCCGTGGTGATCGAGACCACCTCGAACCGGGTCTATCGCCAGGCCCTGCGAACGGTGATGGCGGCGATGGGGACGGGCCAGGGCATCTACCAGCCGCTCCAGGCGACCAGGCTGTTCCCGCCGATCGTCACCCAGATGGTCCGCGTCGGCGAGGAGACCGGCAGCCTCGACAAGCACCTTCGCGAGACCGCGGCCATGGCCGGCGAGGACCTCGACTACCGCATCAAGAAGATGACCTCGGTGATCGAGCCGGTTCTCATCCTCTTCGTCGGAGGCATGGTCGGCTTCGTCGCGATCACGATGGTCACGACCATCTACTCGCTCGCGGGTGGATACAAGTGA
- a CDS encoding type II secretion system protein, whose protein sequence is MRTPAGSRAAALRPARRGQHGFTLIEMVVTMGIVTLLMGAVAGSFAVASKIIRPGGAQDRLAAAQDGMVVEQVLSRDVSRASCIRVGSGTATGTCSVGFANTSISGASGACSAATTLICIAWPWLSDPAGASCRVAVYMKASASSPVVISRTEWRVVSGTASSVQTVRQTTNPVGITVTRTPPTGWTNLVVKAVVVGNLTVNNPSVTLSLRPLAADPNSPATAALVPAGAQC, encoded by the coding sequence ATGAGGACCCCGGCCGGGAGCCGGGCCGCCGCCCTGCGGCCGGCACGGCGAGGACAGCATGGTTTCACCCTCATCGAGATGGTGGTGACCATGGGCATCGTCACGCTCCTCATGGGTGCAGTCGCGGGCAGCTTCGCCGTCGCGTCGAAGATCATTCGACCCGGGGGCGCCCAGGACCGGCTCGCGGCCGCCCAGGACGGCATGGTTGTCGAGCAGGTGCTCTCGCGTGATGTATCCCGAGCCTCCTGCATCAGGGTGGGCTCTGGCACCGCGACCGGCACCTGCTCGGTCGGTTTCGCGAACACCAGCATCAGCGGGGCGTCGGGTGCCTGCTCCGCCGCGACGACACTGATCTGCATCGCCTGGCCGTGGCTGTCCGATCCCGCCGGTGCGTCGTGCCGCGTCGCCGTCTACATGAAGGCCAGCGCGAGCAGCCCGGTCGTCATCAGTCGCACCGAGTGGCGGGTCGTGTCGGGCACGGCCTCCAGTGTGCAGACGGTCCGCCAGACCACGAACCCGGTCGGAATCACCGTGACCAGGACCCCGCCGACCGGGTGGACGAACCTCGTCGTCAAGGCGGTGGTGGTCGGCAACCTGACGGTGAACAACCCGAGCGTGACCCTCTCGCTGCGGCCGCTGGCAGCAGACCCGAACAGCCCGGCAACCGCCGCGCTGGTGCCCGCGGGAGCGCAGTGCTGA
- a CDS encoding GspE/PulE family protein: MVDLKRNRIDENRADGRRIGELLIERGALRTEILNDALRRQKRDRRPLGELLVERGVDEPALVAALGLQWGRPTVDLDTELPSDEALLCLDGVVARRLRVLPVSLDGDGRLRVATLTPDDPALSEALRTASGLVIELLLTDRTGLQNGIDRHYGVIDRIDSAAARAVGDRVEMAPSAATATELDAPVVQLVDLILAQGVRDRASDIHIEPQQHRLRVRFRVDGSLLDVRDLPRELAGSVASRIKVMAAMDIVDRHRAQDGQIATLIDGREIDIRVATMETIWGEKIVMRLLDKTRSLVSLPSLGLKPEVEGGLRRLVASPYGLIVVSGPTGAGKTTTLYSLLNELDRGVLNITTIEDPVEYHFDDVNQIRINRLAGVTFANGLRAILRQDPDVILIGEVRDSETAGIAIQAALTGHLVLCSLHASDTAGAIHRFIDMGIESFLVASALIGVVAQRLVRTVCERCAEEQVPGPEEVEFYRSVTGKLPRFTPMAGRGCPRCANSGFYGRTGVFECLQIDEDYRQLIVDRSSQTALRRAAVERGMTTLRHAGCDIAEQGRSTLAEAMRAVYMI, translated from the coding sequence GTGGTGGACCTGAAGCGCAATCGCATCGATGAGAATCGGGCTGACGGCCGTCGTATCGGCGAGCTCCTCATCGAGCGCGGCGCCCTCCGCACCGAGATCCTCAATGACGCGCTGCGCCGCCAGAAGCGCGACCGACGCCCTCTCGGCGAGCTGCTCGTCGAGCGTGGCGTCGACGAGCCTGCCCTGGTCGCGGCCCTGGGCCTCCAGTGGGGCCGCCCCACCGTCGACCTCGACACCGAGCTGCCCAGCGACGAGGCGCTGCTCTGCCTCGACGGCGTGGTGGCGCGACGGCTGCGCGTCCTGCCGGTGTCGCTCGACGGCGACGGCCGGCTTCGCGTCGCCACCCTCACCCCCGACGACCCGGCGCTGAGCGAAGCGCTGCGGACCGCGAGCGGTCTCGTCATCGAGTTGCTCCTCACCGACCGTACCGGCCTGCAGAACGGGATCGACCGCCATTACGGCGTCATCGACCGGATCGACAGCGCGGCGGCGCGCGCCGTCGGCGATCGTGTCGAGATGGCGCCCTCCGCCGCGACCGCGACCGAGCTCGACGCCCCGGTGGTGCAGCTCGTCGACCTGATCCTCGCCCAGGGCGTGCGTGACCGGGCCTCCGACATCCACATCGAGCCGCAGCAACACCGGCTGCGCGTCCGCTTCCGCGTCGACGGCTCGCTCCTCGACGTCCGCGACCTTCCCCGCGAGCTCGCCGGGTCCGTCGCCTCGCGCATCAAGGTGATGGCGGCGATGGACATCGTCGACCGCCATCGCGCCCAGGACGGCCAGATCGCCACCCTCATCGACGGGAGGGAGATCGACATCCGGGTGGCGACGATGGAGACGATCTGGGGCGAGAAGATCGTGATGCGCCTGCTGGACAAGACGCGCTCGCTGGTCTCGCTCCCGTCCCTCGGGCTGAAACCGGAGGTCGAGGGCGGCCTGCGCCGGCTCGTCGCCTCGCCGTACGGCCTGATCGTGGTCAGCGGGCCGACGGGAGCCGGCAAGACGACCACCCTGTACTCGCTGCTCAACGAGCTCGACCGCGGGGTGCTGAACATCACCACCATCGAGGACCCGGTCGAGTATCACTTCGACGACGTCAACCAGATCCGCATCAACCGGCTCGCCGGCGTGACCTTCGCCAACGGCCTGCGCGCCATCCTCCGCCAGGACCCCGACGTCATCCTCATCGGCGAGGTCCGCGACTCGGAGACGGCGGGCATCGCCATCCAGGCAGCCCTCACCGGCCACCTCGTGCTCTGCTCGCTCCACGCATCGGACACCGCGGGCGCCATCCACCGATTCATCGACATGGGGATCGAGTCGTTCCTCGTCGCCTCGGCGCTGATCGGCGTCGTCGCCCAGCGCCTGGTGCGCACCGTGTGCGAGCGCTGCGCGGAGGAGCAGGTGCCGGGCCCCGAGGAGGTCGAGTTCTACCGTTCGGTGACCGGGAAGCTCCCACGGTTCACGCCGATGGCGGGGCGCGGCTGCCCGCGCTGCGCGAACAGCGGCTTCTACGGCCGCACCGGCGTCTTCGAATGCCTCCAGATCGACGAGGACTACCGCCAGCTCATCGTCGACCGCTCGTCGCAGACGGCGCTTCGCCGCGCGGCGGTCGAACGCGGCATGACCACCCTACGACACGCCGGCTGCGACATCGCCGAGCAGGGTCGCTCGACCCTCGCCGAGGCGATGCGCGCCGTGTACATGATCTAG
- a CDS encoding type II secretion system protein, with translation MRTAQRRRRGQAGMTLIETLVAMAVISVGVVGIMYGFSAMARGASVSADQSRLESEMRQLSDQVRSRDALPYVFCAVENGTQKDYTPKITGLSFSPDTWSIVTVAVGSSATRNGAAVSAWQTCAAVTGRAAGADWGVQEITLKVSSASRSLTRVVWKGAA, from the coding sequence GTGAGAACCGCACAGCGCCGGCGTCGCGGGCAGGCGGGGATGACCCTCATCGAGACGCTCGTCGCCATGGCGGTGATCTCGGTCGGCGTCGTCGGCATCATGTACGGCTTCAGCGCGATGGCGAGGGGCGCGTCGGTCTCGGCCGACCAGTCGCGCCTCGAGAGCGAGATGCGGCAGCTCAGCGACCAGGTGCGTTCCCGCGACGCTCTCCCCTACGTGTTCTGCGCCGTCGAGAACGGCACGCAGAAGGACTACACGCCCAAGATCACCGGGCTCAGCTTCTCGCCCGACACCTGGAGCATCGTGACCGTCGCGGTGGGAAGCTCGGCGACGCGAAACGGCGCCGCGGTCTCGGCGTGGCAGACGTGCGCCGCCGTCACCGGTCGCGCGGCTGGTGCGGACTGGGGAGTCCAGGAGATCACCCTCAAGGTGTCGTCGGCCTCTCGGTCGCTCACACGCGTCGTCTGGAAGGGAGCCGCATGA